One genomic region from Bactrocera tryoni isolate S06 chromosome 3, CSIRO_BtryS06_freeze2, whole genome shotgun sequence encodes:
- the LOC120772398 gene encoding collagen alpha-1(I) chain-like, which translates to MKYKHSRLLCLAFALCILLEFAAAGKPGTKQKTKVGKIKKHRKAFIERPQAEEPRPGADLPGAEEFEAYDYNNYEDVDVDADANVGGPDGFDTHQEAHDPAVLPAVDAPSNVVGAFSCLYEGNWYREGDEFTSERDGCTHPCSCIEGKVICREPTHCVPPTPIPTTTTTTTTTTQRNVDLPAEDNQYAGVATGQRGLPGYPGAQGRPGESGNPGSPGVPGVPGNPGAPGPIPDMSYYHQQLAAEYANSEKGPSSPPFVPEFQYLQSSVGPVGPRGPPGNSGPSGPQGFQGMRGEPGEPGSQGPPGLMGPRGLPGAPGKDGVPGEDGEPGLQGAAGTPGPRGLPGMPGIPGLKGHHGLPGIDGSKGDQGAPGEKGSTGPMGAVGPTGSQGPAGPRGERGREGPPGPPGIRGLDGNPGAIGQPGAIGKPGPPGFPGSPGAKGDWGHPGPKGDQGLQGPRGEAGRPGAAGEPGMPGPPGKDGLHGDKGSMGAPGIAGPQGFPGPRGPDGLSGSPGEPGIKGTPGQPGERGYKGDQGIKGESGQPGPRGLPGTVGPEGKRGKRGMRGPTGPSGPTGERGSQGLPGLPGPDGPIGPKGTPGDRGVQGPPGIKGSTGDVGQPGVPGVQGLRGLPGRMGPPGKTGPVGERGIPGADGKPGEQGPQGLQGMPGPMGIPGDKGFTGEPGKNGEPGPPGPQGPHGDSGKDGLPGAQGPRGPPGQDGERGEPGSAGPRGFQGLPGVAGNPGAPGKDGSAGPPGPQGLVGPAGLRGERGYPGERGPVGQPGTPGERGEPGTPGNDGPPGSPGKPGAKGHMGAPGMLGLPGPRGLSGPPGGKGERGSPGPFGPEGPPGRPGDRGPQGIVGPPGAPGESGERGEPGNPGPPGEQGAAGGPGERGPAGLQGPPGFPGAPGLAGLPGAKGDRGLMGIKGEQGSIGPHGPPGEQGSIGPVGLSGAKGARGEPGLRGEPGLSGLPGRPGDQGPPGQPGSQGLPGVAGFPGAKGNPGETGRPGNPGSPGLQGPPGVEGQKGDTGNDGPPGPTGNPGPPGNVGERGMPGISGPPGPAGLRGLRGVAGEAGPQGNPGKDGAPGVQGLQGPQGLPGPMGESGPEGPPGKPGPPGIAGRTGDKGPQGQQGNPGSPGNPGLPGPPGAMGPLGLQGEPGLKGDMGLPGVEGPQGLRGKPGPPGVEGPKGELGEPGPKGIKGHRGLIGLQGMPGQPGLKGDVGSPGIPGQPGKVGEMGMRGPQGRDGNPGPIGPPGQPGPRGYNGGDGKPGPIGPAGPPGPPGPPGESVGYDVAALTALLNQGQTKGEDFQGDQPSLLPDGLSDEEKQAMVIKAFEHLKASFERLRRPNGQQTAPAKTCRDLFAAYPDYKSGEYWIDPNEADPRDAILVYCERETRGSCILPKPQETPVLSYAGAERETWLSEMPGGMKITYKTDSHQLGFLQLLSAKATQKITFNCRNTIGYLDEDETKNRNGLKLLSWNDAELTPKGPLRLRYEAESDECRHRSNAWAKTVITYKTEKPQRLPIVDIKIRDVGEANQQFRIELGPVCFYN; encoded by the exons aTGAAGTATAAACATTCGCGGCTTCTATGCCTGGCATTCGCGCTGTGCATTTTGCTGGAGTTCGCTGCTGCCGGCAAGCCGGGCACGAAGCAGAAAACGAAGGTAGGTAAAATCAAGAAACATCGGAAGGCATTTATTGAACGACCACAAGCTGAGGAACCACGGCCTGGTGCCGATTTGCCGGGCGCTGAGGAATTCGAGGCGTACGACTACAACAACTATGAGGATGTGGATGTGG atgCCGATGCCAATGTAGGTGGCCCCGATGGATTTGATACACATCAGGAAG CCCATGATCCAGCTGTTTTGCCAGCTGTTGATGCCCCCAGTAATGTGGTTGGTGCCTTCTCATGCCTTTACGAAGGCAACTGGTATCGTGAAGGCGATGAGTTTACCAGCGAACGTGATGGCTGCACGCATCCTTGCTCTTGCATCGAGGGTAAGGTGATCTGTCGCGAACCCACACATTGTGTACCACCAACTCCAATACCAACAACGACCACCACCACTACGACTACGACCCAGCGTAATGTCGATCTACCAGCTGAAGACAATCAGTATGCTGGTGTTGCAACTGGTCAGCGTGGCTTACCTGGTTATCCAGGTGCACAAGGACGACCGGGTGAGAGTGGTAATCCGGGTTCACCGGGGGTACCGGGAGTACCTGGAAATCCTGGTGCGCCAGGTCCCATACCAGATATGAGCTATTATCATCAACAATTGGCTGCTGAGTATGCAAATTCTGAGAAAGGACCCAGTTCGCCACCATTTGTGCcggaatttcaatatttacaatCATCAGTAGGGCCGGTGGGTCCACGTGGTCCACCTGGTAATTCGGGGCCATCAGGCCCGCAAGGCTTTCAAGGAATGCGTGGAGAGCCCGGTGAGCCAGGATCACAGGGACCACCTGGTTTGATGGGACCTCGTGGTTTGCCTGGAGCGCCAGGTAAGGATGGCGTGCCTGGTGAGGATGGAGAGCCTGGATTACAAGGTGCAGCGGGCACACCCGGTCCTCGAGGTTTACCTGGTATGCCAGGCATACCTGGTTTAAAGGGACATCATGGCTTGCCTGGTATTGATGGATCGAAAGGTGACCAAGGCGCTCCAGGTGAGAAGGGCAGCACAGGTCCGATGGGCGCTGTTGGTCCAACCGGTTCGCAG GGTCCAGCTGGTCCACGTGGTGAACGTGGTCGTGAAGGCCCACCAGGTCCGCCAGGTATTAGAGGTTTGGATGGTAACCCAGGCGCAATAGGACAGCCAGGCGCAATTGGTAAGCCTGGTCCACCTGGTTTTCCCGGTAGTCCAGGTGCGAAGGGGGACTGGGGACACCCAGGTCCAAAAGGGGATCAAGGTTTGCAAGGCCCACGAGGTGAAGCTGGTCGTCCTGGTGCTGCTGGTGAGCCCGGCATGCCCGGTCCACCAGGCAAAGATGGATTGCACGGTGATAAAGGATCAATGGGCGCGCCTGGTATCGCAGGTCCGCAGGGTTTTCCTGGACCCCGAGGCCCTGATGGCTTATCTGGAAGTCCCGGTGAACCTGGTATAAAAGGAACTCCAGGACAACCAGGCGAACGTGGATATAAAG GTGATCAAGGCATTAAAGGTGAATCTGGCCAACCAGGTCCTCGTGGCTTACCAGGAACTGTAGGGCCAGAAGGAAAACGAGGCAAACGTGGAATGCGTGGACCTACGGGACCATCAGGTCCGACTGGAGAAAGAGGATCACAAGGGTTACCTGGTCTACCAGGTCCAGATGGCCCAATTGGACCCAAGGGTACACCTGGGGACCGTGGCGTCCAAGGTCCACCCGGCATAAAAGGAAGTACCGGTGACGTAGGACAACCCGGTGTACCAGGAGTTCAAGGATTACGTGGATTACCTGGGCGCATGGGACCTCCAGGAAAAACTGGCCCAGTTGGAGAAAGAGGAATTCCTGGTGCAGATGGAAAACCTGGCGAACAAGGACCACAAGGTTTACAGGGCATGCCTGGACCTATGGGTATTCCTGGCGATAAAGGCTTTACTGGAGAACCGGGTAAAAACGGTGAACCGGGACCGCCAGGCCCACAAGGGCCTCATGGAGATAGTGGCAAAGATGGTTTGCCAGGAGCTCAAGGTCCTCGTGGTCCCCCTGGACAGGATGGTGAACGTGGAGAGCCTGGAAGTGCGGGTCCAAGAGGTTTTCAAGGACTTCCAGGTGTTGCTGGTAATCCGGGAGCTCCAGGAAAAGATGGTTCTGCAGGACCGCCAGGACCACAGGGACTAGTAGGGCCTGCGGGATTGCGTGGAGAACGTGGCTATCCAGGTGAGAGAGGCCCAGTTGGTCAACCTGGAACACCAGGGGAGCGTGGTGAACCAGGAACCCCAGGAAATGATGGACCACCg gggTCCCCTGGAAAACCTGGCGCTAAGGGTCATATGGGAGCGCCAGGAATGCTGGGATTACCCGGACCCAGAGGATTATCTGGACCACCAGGTGGAAAAGGTGAACGTGGAAGTCCAGGACCGTTTGGGCCGGAAGGACCGCCTGGGCGTCCCGGTGATCGTGGTCCTCAAGGTATAGTAGGACCGCCAGGAGCGCCTGGTGAATCAGGAGAAAGAGGTGAGCCTGGAAATCCCGGACCTCCAGGAGAGCAAGGCGCTGCAGGTGGTCCCGGCGAAAGAGGGCCAGCTGGATTGCAAGGCCCACCTGGTTTTCCTGGAGCACCGGGTTTGGCAGGATTACCCGGCGCTAAAGGCGATCGCGGCTTAATGGGCATCAAGGGTGAACAAGGCAGTATTGGTCCTCACGGTCCTCCTGGTGAACAGGGTTCAATTGGTCCGGTAGGTTTAAGCGGTGCGAAAGGAGCTCGCGGTGAACCAGGATTAAGAGGAGAACCCGGACTAAGTGGTTTACCAGGCAGGCCAGGAGATCAAGGACCACcg GGACAACCGGGCAGTCAAGGATTACCGGGTGTAGCTGGTTTTCCAGGAGCGAAGGGAAATCCAGGTGAAACAGGACGACCAGGAAACCCAGGATCTCCAGGCTTGCAGGGACCGCCTGGTGTGGAAGGACAAAAAGGAGATACTGGAAACGACGGACCACCTGGCCCAACAGGCAACCCAGGCCCTCCTGGAAATGTTGGTGAACGTGGAATGCCGGGTATATCTGGACCACCAGGGCCTGCAGGCTTACGAGGCTTAAGAGGTGTTGCTGGTGAAGCAGGCCCACAAGGAAACCCAGGAAAAGATGGTGCTCCAGGTGTACAAGGATTACAAG GACCTCAAGGTTTGCCTGGACCAATGGGTGAATCTGGGCCAGAAGGACCGCCTGGAAAACCAGGTCCACCAGGTATTGCTGGTCGTACCGGGGACAAAGGACCTCAAGGACAACAAGGAAATCCTGGATCACCCGGCAATCCTGGTTTGCCCGGACCACCTGGTGCCATGGGACCATTGGGTTTACAAGGCGAACCTGGTCTAAAAGGAGACATGGGTTTGCCCGGTGTTGAAGGTCCACAAGGTTTGCGCGGAAAACCAGGCCCGCCAGGCGTTGAGGGACCAAAGGGTGAACTTGGAGAGCCCGGTCCAAAAGGTATCAAAGGTCATCGTGGTCTTATTGGTTTGCAGGGTATGCCAGGTCAGCCAGGTCTCAAAGGTGACGTAGGTTCACCTGGTATACCCGGACAACCCGGCAAAGTGGGAGAAATGGGAATGCGTGGCCCACAAGGCCGTGATGGTAATCCAGGACCCATTGGACCTCCTGGTCAGCCAGGTCCACGTGGGTACAATGGAGGCGATGGAAAACCAGGACCTATTGGTCCAGCCGGTCCACCAGGACCACCAGGTCCACCCGGCGAATCGGTAGGATACGATGTTGCTGCACTTACTGCATTGCTCAATCAAGGCCAAACTAAAGGTGAAGATTTTCAAGGTGATCAACCCAGTCTTCTACCAGATGGACTTTCCGATGAAGAGAAGCAAGCGATGGTTATTAAAGCGTTCGAACACTTAAAGGCATCTTTTGAAAGATTACGCCGACCAAACGGACAACAAACGGCACCAGCTAAGACATGTCGCGACCTCTTTGCTGCTTACCCTGATtacaaatctggtgaatattgGATTGATCCGAATGAGGCCGATCCACGCGATGCCATACTGGTCTATTGTGAACGCGAAACACGCGGCTCTTGTATTTTGCCAAAACCACAGGAAACACCAGTCTTAAGCTATGCAGGTGCTGAGCGCGAAACCTGGTTAAGTGAAATGCCGGGTGGTATGAAGATCACCTATAAAACGGACTCACATCAATTGGGCTTTCTGCAATTGCTATCGGCTAAGGCCACACAGAAGATCACCTTCAATTGCCGCAACACCATTGGCTATTTGGATGAAGATGAAACGAAGAATCG TAATGGTCTAAAATTGTTATCATGGAACGATGCTGAGCTAACACCCAAGGGACCGTTACGTCTGCGTTACGAAGCAGAAAGTGACGAGTGCAGG CATCGCTCGAACGCTTGGGCTAAAACCGTCATCACCTATAAAACTGAGAAGCCACAGAGGCTGCCAATTGTTGATATTAAAATCAGAGATGTTGGCGAGGCTAATCAACAGTTCCGCATCGAATTGGGACCGGTgtgtttttataattaa